A single Corvus hawaiiensis isolate bCorHaw1 chromosome 24, bCorHaw1.pri.cur, whole genome shotgun sequence DNA region contains:
- the TRAF3IP3 gene encoding TRAF3-interacting JNK-activating modulator isoform X7, translating to MKRAVGACSCLITPGSCTALEGRTGPLGPGQRPRGDEPTMPRRARPQRRRPGESYEERSERRQEAREGLRRRDNATACRPPARPARRPEHSPRQREFLRRRNLAGEAEGTLPGQEPEARTPPDPSSRVEPSPSILLQVQPLPSACFGETLTAAALSFQHPRSCPTLSPAQSLLHLSIPQGRGDSVNTQGTQTLPDASTAVKDSSQQTDWGIAVLNKEMVQLSNYLKEALHRELLLKQKMVILQELLSTLLQASEKSWQGQLNEDKLRCKLRVLENQLQACTQSYSKECVKKILIEMEDQKQTYEQKAKEALQKMLEDKLQAEQQLQNSQRSLAETREDLALWKEHDTALKAELTKVTTAHTELKNSFQSLQSEFQRADAQNERLSRELQVLREEHTELLQRASALRSDNDRQAGHIRHIQDKLQKEQEQKVTLEATISHLQNLIHNQNNQQESQEVMVQRKGFHHTDPTSHSCQGKTKLSVRAP from the exons ATGAAGAGGGCAGTTGGGGCGTGTTCCTGCCTGATAACACCCGGCTCCTGCACAGCACTCGAGGGTAGGACGGGACCCCTGGGACCAG GGCAGAGGCCCCGAGGGGACGAGCCCACCATGCCCAGGCGGGCACGGCCGCAGCGGCGGCGCCCGGGCGAGAGCTACGAGGAGAGGAGCGAGCGGCGGCAGGAGGCGAGGGAGGGGCTGCGCAGGAGGGACAATGCCACCGCCTgccgccccccggcccggcccgcccggcgGCCAGAGCACAGCCCCCGGCAAAGGGAGTTCCTCAGGAGGAGGAACCTGGCGGGCGAGGCCGAGGGGACCCTGCCGGGACAGGAGCCCGAGGCACGAACCCCTCCGGACCCCTCCTCACGGGTGGAGCCCAGCCCGAGCATCCTGCTCCAG GTACAGCCCCTCCCCTCAGCCTGTTTTGGGGAGACACTGACTGCAGCTGCCCTCTCGTTCCAGCACCCGAGGAGCTGCCCCACACTGTCCCCTGCACAGTCCCTGCTGCACCTCAGCATCCCCCAGGGACGAGGGGACTCTGTCAACACCCAAG GAACCCAGACCCTCCCAGACGCCAGCACAGCAGTGAAAGACTCGAGCCAGCAGACAGA ttggGGAATTGCAGTTTTGAATAAG GAAATGGTGCAGCTCTCCAACTACCTGAAG GAGGCCCTGCACCGCGAGCTGCTGCTCAAGCAGAAGATGGTGATTTTGCAGGAGCTTCTCTCCACGCTGCTCCAGGCATCAGAGAAATCCTGGCAG ggTCAGCTGAATGAAGACAAACTGAGGTGTAAACTACGGGTGCTGGAAAATCAGTTGCAGGCCTGCACCCAG agTTACTCAAAGGAGTGTGTGAAGAAGATCCTGATAGAGATGGAGGACCAGAAGCAGACCTATGAGCAGAAGGCAAAAGAGGCTCTTCAGAAGATGCTGGAGGACAAACtccaagcagagcagcagctgcaaaactCTCAG AGAAGCCTGGCAGAGACACGAGAGGACCTTGCCCTCTGGAAGGAGCACGACACCGCCCTCAAAGCCGAACTGACCAAGGTGACCACAGCACACACCGAGCTCAAAAACAGCTTCCAGTCTTTACAGAGTGAGTTCCAG CGGGCGGACGCGCAGAACGAGCGGCTGAGCcgggagctgcaggtgctgcgGGAGGAGCacacggagctgctgcagagagccagcGCCCTGCGCAGCGACAACGACCGCCAGGCCGGCCACATCCGCCACATCCAAG ataaattgcaaaaagagcaggagcagaaggtAACACTGGAAGCAACAATCAGCCATTTGCAGA ACTTGATCCACAACCAGAACAACCAACAGGAGAGCCAGGAGGTGATGGTGCAAAGGAAAG GTTTTCACCACACAGACCCCACCTCTCACTCCtgccaaggaaaaacaaaactctcTGTTAGAGCACCCTGA
- the TRAF3IP3 gene encoding TRAF3-interacting JNK-activating modulator isoform X4, whose amino-acid sequence MKRAVGACSCLITPGSCTALEGRTGPLGPGQRPRGDEPTMPRRARPQRRRPGESYEERSERRQEAREGLRRRDNATACRPPARPARRPEHSPRQREFLRRRNLAGEAEGTLPGQEPEARTPPDPSSRVEPSPSILLQVQPLPSACFGETLTAAALSFQHPRSCPTLSPAQSLLHLSIPQGRGDSVNTQGTQTLPDASTAVKDSSQQTDWGIAVLNKEMVQLSNYLKEALHRELLLKQKMVILQELLSTLLQASEKSWQGQLNEDKLRCKLRVLENQLQACTQSYSKECVKKILIEMEDQKQTYEQKAKEALQKMLEDKLQAEQQLQNSQRSLAETREDLALWKEHDTALKAELTKVTTAHTELKNSFQSLQSEFQRADAQNERLSRELQVLREEHTELLQRASALRSDNDRQAGHIRHIQDKLQKEQEQKVTLEATISHLQNLIHNQNNQQESQEVMVQRKDQVFTTQTPPLTPAKEKQNSLLEHPEEEGTESLKDEMQKRTSQLTAKEDEVHEDTWAAELGRARARGQCSKLRSELEALSEEYQSCLTRLRQCRDELNRSHGSQAQRQRGHWIPLLVAVVAVAVATFLASYRL is encoded by the exons ATGAAGAGGGCAGTTGGGGCGTGTTCCTGCCTGATAACACCCGGCTCCTGCACAGCACTCGAGGGTAGGACGGGACCCCTGGGACCAG GGCAGAGGCCCCGAGGGGACGAGCCCACCATGCCCAGGCGGGCACGGCCGCAGCGGCGGCGCCCGGGCGAGAGCTACGAGGAGAGGAGCGAGCGGCGGCAGGAGGCGAGGGAGGGGCTGCGCAGGAGGGACAATGCCACCGCCTgccgccccccggcccggcccgcccggcgGCCAGAGCACAGCCCCCGGCAAAGGGAGTTCCTCAGGAGGAGGAACCTGGCGGGCGAGGCCGAGGGGACCCTGCCGGGACAGGAGCCCGAGGCACGAACCCCTCCGGACCCCTCCTCACGGGTGGAGCCCAGCCCGAGCATCCTGCTCCAG GTACAGCCCCTCCCCTCAGCCTGTTTTGGGGAGACACTGACTGCAGCTGCCCTCTCGTTCCAGCACCCGAGGAGCTGCCCCACACTGTCCCCTGCACAGTCCCTGCTGCACCTCAGCATCCCCCAGGGACGAGGGGACTCTGTCAACACCCAAG GAACCCAGACCCTCCCAGACGCCAGCACAGCAGTGAAAGACTCGAGCCAGCAGACAGA ttggGGAATTGCAGTTTTGAATAAG GAAATGGTGCAGCTCTCCAACTACCTGAAG GAGGCCCTGCACCGCGAGCTGCTGCTCAAGCAGAAGATGGTGATTTTGCAGGAGCTTCTCTCCACGCTGCTCCAGGCATCAGAGAAATCCTGGCAG ggTCAGCTGAATGAAGACAAACTGAGGTGTAAACTACGGGTGCTGGAAAATCAGTTGCAGGCCTGCACCCAG agTTACTCAAAGGAGTGTGTGAAGAAGATCCTGATAGAGATGGAGGACCAGAAGCAGACCTATGAGCAGAAGGCAAAAGAGGCTCTTCAGAAGATGCTGGAGGACAAACtccaagcagagcagcagctgcaaaactCTCAG AGAAGCCTGGCAGAGACACGAGAGGACCTTGCCCTCTGGAAGGAGCACGACACCGCCCTCAAAGCCGAACTGACCAAGGTGACCACAGCACACACCGAGCTCAAAAACAGCTTCCAGTCTTTACAGAGTGAGTTCCAG CGGGCGGACGCGCAGAACGAGCGGCTGAGCcgggagctgcaggtgctgcgGGAGGAGCacacggagctgctgcagagagccagcGCCCTGCGCAGCGACAACGACCGCCAGGCCGGCCACATCCGCCACATCCAAG ataaattgcaaaaagagcaggagcagaaggtAACACTGGAAGCAACAATCAGCCATTTGCAGA ACTTGATCCACAACCAGAACAACCAACAGGAGAGCCAGGAGGTGATGGTGCAAAGGAAAG ACCAGGTTTTCACCACACAGACCCCACCTCTCACTCCtgccaaggaaaaacaaaactctcTGTTAGAGCACCCTGAGGAGGAGGGAACAGAAAGTCTGAAGGATGAGATGCAGAAAAGGACATCCCAGCTCACAGCAAAGGAGGACGAG GTTCATGAGGACActtgggcagcagagctgggccgTGCCCGTGCCCGTGGGCAG TGCTCGAAGCTGCGCTCGGAGCTGGAGGCGCTGAGCGAGGAGTACCAGTCCTGCCTGACCCGGCTGCGCCAGTGCCGGGACGAGCTCAACCGCTCCCACGGCAGCCAGGCACAG AGACAGCGTGGTCACTGGATCCCTCTCCTGGTGGCAGTGGTAGCAGTGGCCGTCGCCACCTTCCTCGCGAGTTACAGGCTGTGA
- the TRAF3IP3 gene encoding TRAF3-interacting JNK-activating modulator isoform X1 gives MKRAVGACSCLITPGSCTALEGRTGPLGPGQRPRGDEPTMPRRARPQRRRPGESYEERSERRQEAREGLRRRDNATACRPPARPARRPEHSPRQREFLRRRNLAGEAEGTLPGQEPEARTPPDPSSRVEPSPSILLQVQPLPSACFGETLTAAALSFQHPRSCPTLSPAQSLLHLSIPQGRGDSVNTQGTQTLPDASTAVKDSSQQTDWGIAVLNKEMVQLSNYLKEALHRELLLKQKMVILQELLSTLLQASEKSWQGQLNEDKLRCKLRVLENQLQACTQSYSKECVKKILIEMEDQKQTYEQKAKEALQKMLEDKLQAEQQLQNSQRSLAETREDLALWKEHDTALKAELTKVTTAHTELKNSFQSLQSEFQRADAQNERLSRELQVLREEHTELLQRASALRSDNDRQAGHIRHIQDKLQKEQEQKVTLEATISHLQNLIHNQNNQQESQEVMVQRKDQVFTTQTPPLTPAKEKQNSLLEHPEEEGTESLKDEMQKRTSQLTAKEDEVHEDTWAAELGRARARGQVKRCGCCGSPAALGVYRPEGAPPAKSPLLCLQCSKLRSELEALSEEYQSCLTRLRQCRDELNRSHGSQAQRQRGHWIPLLVAVVAVAVATFLASYRL, from the exons ATGAAGAGGGCAGTTGGGGCGTGTTCCTGCCTGATAACACCCGGCTCCTGCACAGCACTCGAGGGTAGGACGGGACCCCTGGGACCAG GGCAGAGGCCCCGAGGGGACGAGCCCACCATGCCCAGGCGGGCACGGCCGCAGCGGCGGCGCCCGGGCGAGAGCTACGAGGAGAGGAGCGAGCGGCGGCAGGAGGCGAGGGAGGGGCTGCGCAGGAGGGACAATGCCACCGCCTgccgccccccggcccggcccgcccggcgGCCAGAGCACAGCCCCCGGCAAAGGGAGTTCCTCAGGAGGAGGAACCTGGCGGGCGAGGCCGAGGGGACCCTGCCGGGACAGGAGCCCGAGGCACGAACCCCTCCGGACCCCTCCTCACGGGTGGAGCCCAGCCCGAGCATCCTGCTCCAG GTACAGCCCCTCCCCTCAGCCTGTTTTGGGGAGACACTGACTGCAGCTGCCCTCTCGTTCCAGCACCCGAGGAGCTGCCCCACACTGTCCCCTGCACAGTCCCTGCTGCACCTCAGCATCCCCCAGGGACGAGGGGACTCTGTCAACACCCAAG GAACCCAGACCCTCCCAGACGCCAGCACAGCAGTGAAAGACTCGAGCCAGCAGACAGA ttggGGAATTGCAGTTTTGAATAAG GAAATGGTGCAGCTCTCCAACTACCTGAAG GAGGCCCTGCACCGCGAGCTGCTGCTCAAGCAGAAGATGGTGATTTTGCAGGAGCTTCTCTCCACGCTGCTCCAGGCATCAGAGAAATCCTGGCAG ggTCAGCTGAATGAAGACAAACTGAGGTGTAAACTACGGGTGCTGGAAAATCAGTTGCAGGCCTGCACCCAG agTTACTCAAAGGAGTGTGTGAAGAAGATCCTGATAGAGATGGAGGACCAGAAGCAGACCTATGAGCAGAAGGCAAAAGAGGCTCTTCAGAAGATGCTGGAGGACAAACtccaagcagagcagcagctgcaaaactCTCAG AGAAGCCTGGCAGAGACACGAGAGGACCTTGCCCTCTGGAAGGAGCACGACACCGCCCTCAAAGCCGAACTGACCAAGGTGACCACAGCACACACCGAGCTCAAAAACAGCTTCCAGTCTTTACAGAGTGAGTTCCAG CGGGCGGACGCGCAGAACGAGCGGCTGAGCcgggagctgcaggtgctgcgGGAGGAGCacacggagctgctgcagagagccagcGCCCTGCGCAGCGACAACGACCGCCAGGCCGGCCACATCCGCCACATCCAAG ataaattgcaaaaagagcaggagcagaaggtAACACTGGAAGCAACAATCAGCCATTTGCAGA ACTTGATCCACAACCAGAACAACCAACAGGAGAGCCAGGAGGTGATGGTGCAAAGGAAAG ACCAGGTTTTCACCACACAGACCCCACCTCTCACTCCtgccaaggaaaaacaaaactctcTGTTAGAGCACCCTGAGGAGGAGGGAACAGAAAGTCTGAAGGATGAGATGCAGAAAAGGACATCCCAGCTCACAGCAAAGGAGGACGAG GTTCATGAGGACActtgggcagcagagctgggccgTGCCCGTGCCCGTGGGCAGGTGAAGCGCTGCGGCTGCTGCGGCAGCCCGGCCGCTCTGGGTGTGTACAGACCCGAGGGGGCCCCTCCTGCTAAGAGCCCCTTGCTGTGCTTGCAGTGCTCGAAGCTGCGCTCGGAGCTGGAGGCGCTGAGCGAGGAGTACCAGTCCTGCCTGACCCGGCTGCGCCAGTGCCGGGACGAGCTCAACCGCTCCCACGGCAGCCAGGCACAG AGACAGCGTGGTCACTGGATCCCTCTCCTGGTGGCAGTGGTAGCAGTGGCCGTCGCCACCTTCCTCGCGAGTTACAGGCTGTGA
- the TRAF3IP3 gene encoding TRAF3-interacting JNK-activating modulator isoform X3 — protein MKRAVGACSCLITPGSCTALEGRTGPLGPGQRPRGDEPTMPRRARPQRRRPGESYEERSERRQEAREGLRRRDNATACRPPARPARRPEHSPRQREFLRRRNLAGEAEGTLPGQEPEARTPPDPSSRVEPSPSILLQHPRSCPTLSPAQSLLHLSIPQGRGDSVNTQGTQTLPDASTAVKDSSQQTDWGIAVLNKEMVQLSNYLKEALHRELLLKQKMVILQELLSTLLQASEKSWQGQLNEDKLRCKLRVLENQLQACTQSYSKECVKKILIEMEDQKQTYEQKAKEALQKMLEDKLQAEQQLQNSQRSLAETREDLALWKEHDTALKAELTKVTTAHTELKNSFQSLQSEFQRADAQNERLSRELQVLREEHTELLQRASALRSDNDRQAGHIRHIQDKLQKEQEQKVTLEATISHLQNLIHNQNNQQESQEVMVQRKDQVFTTQTPPLTPAKEKQNSLLEHPEEEGTESLKDEMQKRTSQLTAKEDEVHEDTWAAELGRARARGQVKRCGCCGSPAALGVYRPEGAPPAKSPLLCLQCSKLRSELEALSEEYQSCLTRLRQCRDELNRSHGSQAQRQRGHWIPLLVAVVAVAVATFLASYRL, from the exons ATGAAGAGGGCAGTTGGGGCGTGTTCCTGCCTGATAACACCCGGCTCCTGCACAGCACTCGAGGGTAGGACGGGACCCCTGGGACCAG GGCAGAGGCCCCGAGGGGACGAGCCCACCATGCCCAGGCGGGCACGGCCGCAGCGGCGGCGCCCGGGCGAGAGCTACGAGGAGAGGAGCGAGCGGCGGCAGGAGGCGAGGGAGGGGCTGCGCAGGAGGGACAATGCCACCGCCTgccgccccccggcccggcccgcccggcgGCCAGAGCACAGCCCCCGGCAAAGGGAGTTCCTCAGGAGGAGGAACCTGGCGGGCGAGGCCGAGGGGACCCTGCCGGGACAGGAGCCCGAGGCACGAACCCCTCCGGACCCCTCCTCACGGGTGGAGCCCAGCCCGAGCATCCTGCTCCAG CACCCGAGGAGCTGCCCCACACTGTCCCCTGCACAGTCCCTGCTGCACCTCAGCATCCCCCAGGGACGAGGGGACTCTGTCAACACCCAAG GAACCCAGACCCTCCCAGACGCCAGCACAGCAGTGAAAGACTCGAGCCAGCAGACAGA ttggGGAATTGCAGTTTTGAATAAG GAAATGGTGCAGCTCTCCAACTACCTGAAG GAGGCCCTGCACCGCGAGCTGCTGCTCAAGCAGAAGATGGTGATTTTGCAGGAGCTTCTCTCCACGCTGCTCCAGGCATCAGAGAAATCCTGGCAG ggTCAGCTGAATGAAGACAAACTGAGGTGTAAACTACGGGTGCTGGAAAATCAGTTGCAGGCCTGCACCCAG agTTACTCAAAGGAGTGTGTGAAGAAGATCCTGATAGAGATGGAGGACCAGAAGCAGACCTATGAGCAGAAGGCAAAAGAGGCTCTTCAGAAGATGCTGGAGGACAAACtccaagcagagcagcagctgcaaaactCTCAG AGAAGCCTGGCAGAGACACGAGAGGACCTTGCCCTCTGGAAGGAGCACGACACCGCCCTCAAAGCCGAACTGACCAAGGTGACCACAGCACACACCGAGCTCAAAAACAGCTTCCAGTCTTTACAGAGTGAGTTCCAG CGGGCGGACGCGCAGAACGAGCGGCTGAGCcgggagctgcaggtgctgcgGGAGGAGCacacggagctgctgcagagagccagcGCCCTGCGCAGCGACAACGACCGCCAGGCCGGCCACATCCGCCACATCCAAG ataaattgcaaaaagagcaggagcagaaggtAACACTGGAAGCAACAATCAGCCATTTGCAGA ACTTGATCCACAACCAGAACAACCAACAGGAGAGCCAGGAGGTGATGGTGCAAAGGAAAG ACCAGGTTTTCACCACACAGACCCCACCTCTCACTCCtgccaaggaaaaacaaaactctcTGTTAGAGCACCCTGAGGAGGAGGGAACAGAAAGTCTGAAGGATGAGATGCAGAAAAGGACATCCCAGCTCACAGCAAAGGAGGACGAG GTTCATGAGGACActtgggcagcagagctgggccgTGCCCGTGCCCGTGGGCAGGTGAAGCGCTGCGGCTGCTGCGGCAGCCCGGCCGCTCTGGGTGTGTACAGACCCGAGGGGGCCCCTCCTGCTAAGAGCCCCTTGCTGTGCTTGCAGTGCTCGAAGCTGCGCTCGGAGCTGGAGGCGCTGAGCGAGGAGTACCAGTCCTGCCTGACCCGGCTGCGCCAGTGCCGGGACGAGCTCAACCGCTCCCACGGCAGCCAGGCACAG AGACAGCGTGGTCACTGGATCCCTCTCCTGGTGGCAGTGGTAGCAGTGGCCGTCGCCACCTTCCTCGCGAGTTACAGGCTGTGA
- the TRAF3IP3 gene encoding TRAF3-interacting JNK-activating modulator isoform X6 has protein sequence MKRAVGACSCLITPGSCTALEGRTGPLGPGQRPRGDEPTMPRRARPQRRRPGESYEERSERRQEAREGLRRRDNATACRPPARPARRPEHSPRQREFLRRRNLAGEAEGTLPGQEPEARTPPDPSSRVEPSPSILLQVQPLPSACFGETLTAAALSFQHPRSCPTLSPAQSLLHLSIPQGRGDSVNTQGTQTLPDASTAVKDSSQQTDWGIAVLNKEMVQLSNYLKEALHRELLLKQKMVILQELLSTLLQASEKSWQGQLNEDKLRCKLRVLENQLQACTQSYSKECVKKILIEMEDQKQTYEQKAKEALQKMLEDKLQAEQQLQNSQRSLAETREDLALWKEHDTALKAELTKVTTAHTELKNSFQSLQSEFQRADAQNERLSRELQVLREEHTELLQRASALRSDNDRQAGHIRHIQDKLQKEQEQKVTLEATISHLQNLIHNQNNQQESQEVMVQRKDQVFTTQTPPLTPAKEKQNSLLEHPEEEGTESLKDEMQKRTSQLTAKEDECSKLRSELEALSEEYQSCLTRLRQCRDELNRSHGSQAQRQRGHWIPLLVAVVAVAVATFLASYRL, from the exons ATGAAGAGGGCAGTTGGGGCGTGTTCCTGCCTGATAACACCCGGCTCCTGCACAGCACTCGAGGGTAGGACGGGACCCCTGGGACCAG GGCAGAGGCCCCGAGGGGACGAGCCCACCATGCCCAGGCGGGCACGGCCGCAGCGGCGGCGCCCGGGCGAGAGCTACGAGGAGAGGAGCGAGCGGCGGCAGGAGGCGAGGGAGGGGCTGCGCAGGAGGGACAATGCCACCGCCTgccgccccccggcccggcccgcccggcgGCCAGAGCACAGCCCCCGGCAAAGGGAGTTCCTCAGGAGGAGGAACCTGGCGGGCGAGGCCGAGGGGACCCTGCCGGGACAGGAGCCCGAGGCACGAACCCCTCCGGACCCCTCCTCACGGGTGGAGCCCAGCCCGAGCATCCTGCTCCAG GTACAGCCCCTCCCCTCAGCCTGTTTTGGGGAGACACTGACTGCAGCTGCCCTCTCGTTCCAGCACCCGAGGAGCTGCCCCACACTGTCCCCTGCACAGTCCCTGCTGCACCTCAGCATCCCCCAGGGACGAGGGGACTCTGTCAACACCCAAG GAACCCAGACCCTCCCAGACGCCAGCACAGCAGTGAAAGACTCGAGCCAGCAGACAGA ttggGGAATTGCAGTTTTGAATAAG GAAATGGTGCAGCTCTCCAACTACCTGAAG GAGGCCCTGCACCGCGAGCTGCTGCTCAAGCAGAAGATGGTGATTTTGCAGGAGCTTCTCTCCACGCTGCTCCAGGCATCAGAGAAATCCTGGCAG ggTCAGCTGAATGAAGACAAACTGAGGTGTAAACTACGGGTGCTGGAAAATCAGTTGCAGGCCTGCACCCAG agTTACTCAAAGGAGTGTGTGAAGAAGATCCTGATAGAGATGGAGGACCAGAAGCAGACCTATGAGCAGAAGGCAAAAGAGGCTCTTCAGAAGATGCTGGAGGACAAACtccaagcagagcagcagctgcaaaactCTCAG AGAAGCCTGGCAGAGACACGAGAGGACCTTGCCCTCTGGAAGGAGCACGACACCGCCCTCAAAGCCGAACTGACCAAGGTGACCACAGCACACACCGAGCTCAAAAACAGCTTCCAGTCTTTACAGAGTGAGTTCCAG CGGGCGGACGCGCAGAACGAGCGGCTGAGCcgggagctgcaggtgctgcgGGAGGAGCacacggagctgctgcagagagccagcGCCCTGCGCAGCGACAACGACCGCCAGGCCGGCCACATCCGCCACATCCAAG ataaattgcaaaaagagcaggagcagaaggtAACACTGGAAGCAACAATCAGCCATTTGCAGA ACTTGATCCACAACCAGAACAACCAACAGGAGAGCCAGGAGGTGATGGTGCAAAGGAAAG ACCAGGTTTTCACCACACAGACCCCACCTCTCACTCCtgccaaggaaaaacaaaactctcTGTTAGAGCACCCTGAGGAGGAGGGAACAGAAAGTCTGAAGGATGAGATGCAGAAAAGGACATCCCAGCTCACAGCAAAGGAGGACGAG TGCTCGAAGCTGCGCTCGGAGCTGGAGGCGCTGAGCGAGGAGTACCAGTCCTGCCTGACCCGGCTGCGCCAGTGCCGGGACGAGCTCAACCGCTCCCACGGCAGCCAGGCACAG AGACAGCGTGGTCACTGGATCCCTCTCCTGGTGGCAGTGGTAGCAGTGGCCGTCGCCACCTTCCTCGCGAGTTACAGGCTGTGA
- the TRAF3IP3 gene encoding TRAF3-interacting JNK-activating modulator isoform X2 — protein MLEMTGFHSAPVFCPGFTGQRPRGDEPTMPRRARPQRRRPGESYEERSERRQEAREGLRRRDNATACRPPARPARRPEHSPRQREFLRRRNLAGEAEGTLPGQEPEARTPPDPSSRVEPSPSILLQVQPLPSACFGETLTAAALSFQHPRSCPTLSPAQSLLHLSIPQGRGDSVNTQGTQTLPDASTAVKDSSQQTDWGIAVLNKEMVQLSNYLKEALHRELLLKQKMVILQELLSTLLQASEKSWQGQLNEDKLRCKLRVLENQLQACTQSYSKECVKKILIEMEDQKQTYEQKAKEALQKMLEDKLQAEQQLQNSQRSLAETREDLALWKEHDTALKAELTKVTTAHTELKNSFQSLQSEFQRADAQNERLSRELQVLREEHTELLQRASALRSDNDRQAGHIRHIQDKLQKEQEQKVTLEATISHLQNLIHNQNNQQESQEVMVQRKDQVFTTQTPPLTPAKEKQNSLLEHPEEEGTESLKDEMQKRTSQLTAKEDEVHEDTWAAELGRARARGQVKRCGCCGSPAALGVYRPEGAPPAKSPLLCLQCSKLRSELEALSEEYQSCLTRLRQCRDELNRSHGSQAQRQRGHWIPLLVAVVAVAVATFLASYRL, from the exons ATGCTAGAAATGACTGGTTTTCACTCAGCCCCTGTGTTCTGCCCTGGTTTCACAGGGCAGAGGCCCCGAGGGGACGAGCCCACCATGCCCAGGCGGGCACGGCCGCAGCGGCGGCGCCCGGGCGAGAGCTACGAGGAGAGGAGCGAGCGGCGGCAGGAGGCGAGGGAGGGGCTGCGCAGGAGGGACAATGCCACCGCCTgccgccccccggcccggcccgcccggcgGCCAGAGCACAGCCCCCGGCAAAGGGAGTTCCTCAGGAGGAGGAACCTGGCGGGCGAGGCCGAGGGGACCCTGCCGGGACAGGAGCCCGAGGCACGAACCCCTCCGGACCCCTCCTCACGGGTGGAGCCCAGCCCGAGCATCCTGCTCCAG GTACAGCCCCTCCCCTCAGCCTGTTTTGGGGAGACACTGACTGCAGCTGCCCTCTCGTTCCAGCACCCGAGGAGCTGCCCCACACTGTCCCCTGCACAGTCCCTGCTGCACCTCAGCATCCCCCAGGGACGAGGGGACTCTGTCAACACCCAAG GAACCCAGACCCTCCCAGACGCCAGCACAGCAGTGAAAGACTCGAGCCAGCAGACAGA ttggGGAATTGCAGTTTTGAATAAG GAAATGGTGCAGCTCTCCAACTACCTGAAG GAGGCCCTGCACCGCGAGCTGCTGCTCAAGCAGAAGATGGTGATTTTGCAGGAGCTTCTCTCCACGCTGCTCCAGGCATCAGAGAAATCCTGGCAG ggTCAGCTGAATGAAGACAAACTGAGGTGTAAACTACGGGTGCTGGAAAATCAGTTGCAGGCCTGCACCCAG agTTACTCAAAGGAGTGTGTGAAGAAGATCCTGATAGAGATGGAGGACCAGAAGCAGACCTATGAGCAGAAGGCAAAAGAGGCTCTTCAGAAGATGCTGGAGGACAAACtccaagcagagcagcagctgcaaaactCTCAG AGAAGCCTGGCAGAGACACGAGAGGACCTTGCCCTCTGGAAGGAGCACGACACCGCCCTCAAAGCCGAACTGACCAAGGTGACCACAGCACACACCGAGCTCAAAAACAGCTTCCAGTCTTTACAGAGTGAGTTCCAG CGGGCGGACGCGCAGAACGAGCGGCTGAGCcgggagctgcaggtgctgcgGGAGGAGCacacggagctgctgcagagagccagcGCCCTGCGCAGCGACAACGACCGCCAGGCCGGCCACATCCGCCACATCCAAG ataaattgcaaaaagagcaggagcagaaggtAACACTGGAAGCAACAATCAGCCATTTGCAGA ACTTGATCCACAACCAGAACAACCAACAGGAGAGCCAGGAGGTGATGGTGCAAAGGAAAG ACCAGGTTTTCACCACACAGACCCCACCTCTCACTCCtgccaaggaaaaacaaaactctcTGTTAGAGCACCCTGAGGAGGAGGGAACAGAAAGTCTGAAGGATGAGATGCAGAAAAGGACATCCCAGCTCACAGCAAAGGAGGACGAG GTTCATGAGGACActtgggcagcagagctgggccgTGCCCGTGCCCGTGGGCAGGTGAAGCGCTGCGGCTGCTGCGGCAGCCCGGCCGCTCTGGGTGTGTACAGACCCGAGGGGGCCCCTCCTGCTAAGAGCCCCTTGCTGTGCTTGCAGTGCTCGAAGCTGCGCTCGGAGCTGGAGGCGCTGAGCGAGGAGTACCAGTCCTGCCTGACCCGGCTGCGCCAGTGCCGGGACGAGCTCAACCGCTCCCACGGCAGCCAGGCACAG AGACAGCGTGGTCACTGGATCCCTCTCCTGGTGGCAGTGGTAGCAGTGGCCGTCGCCACCTTCCTCGCGAGTTACAGGCTGTGA